In Maridesulfovibrio sp., the following proteins share a genomic window:
- a CDS encoding AAA family ATPase → MIDLAGYEDISILTKGNDTTLYRAVREYDDYPVLIKIPTSEPLPPGVLDGLKNEYATSLEIGKACILQAVALQRINNSLALILEDKGYNLLSSMIPLSNMDLRQKLQLAISLTNAISHVHSKGFLHRNIRPDSIAITDDLSQVLLTNLHHSSRITDSFSQNLTALISKDNISYISPEQSGRISAELDRRSDFYSLGVTLFELFAYHKPFTAEDDLELIHCHLAKEPPDPRSFNPEIPAPLSEVISKLLSKNPGDRYQSAHGIMHDLKSCLQIINGGVIINDFTPGYQDISEIFTLSKKQFGRKAEKQELKEAFDKVILGSCEVVFIRGETGNGKSSLVQSFSEYVYEENGEFISGKFDQFRRNRPYSALITAFQDLLRKRLSSPAPVINAWKKRITSVLGQNASLITEVLPELELLIGEQPPPPDLNSTESRNRFNLAFKNFIKVFPSIDKPLVLFLDDLQWGDISTMQLLKRLLEDQETSHLMIICAYRTSQPMENAIQERINNIIKFNPRARTITLDRLKLHHVHGFISRTLRSERKRTEELARIIYNRTGGNPLFVREYLLNMYRADLIKFNKAKACWEWDLQAIRDISMDGNLIELMADKIMAQPREGQEILKAASGIGCKFDLRILLEIQDLPHEIVMDYLSLALQEGLIVSDEGAATIAIELDTQSGPYYLSFMHDRVQKAAYSMLNATEKTNLHMAIGKAIRTICSPDELKEATFEIAAQYSMCISAIDDPNEKKEISKFFIKSGRKAKRSSAFEMAAGYFSTAARLLSSEGWESDYRECFDMHLDWYECEFLSKSIKQSENIFQKMLEHSKERRDTTRAQLSKIQLYSDQSRYHEAVKIGLNTLAQYKMDIPEHPGKIALGAEIMKTKAVLYFREINSLYHLPELKSGEHLEILQLLMQIIAPAYMYNKKLVAYIILKMIRFSIKHGNAAFSPFCYMFYAVLLASCNFDFKRSQLFTKLAVNLNKQFGSPELEAKMNMLRGGMHDHWHVPLQENINTLDKAFNCGVMNGDNTYARYAGYIAVQLKFFQGQHISEVYSFADRYLNFIRKNKNTMSAGVINLTLQICKSMQGKTDTPGHLDDTSFQEMTLVSTAKSSGSEVVENWTSLSKLIALSFFGYHSKALEHINMLYDKVEDALFGMYSIAVFHLFSIVNMAAVFNSEKTKTKRLFLKRIRHSLSRLKKWENSCPDNFSHLYLIGKAEYARINSENSTAMALYEEAIERCSTAGYNNFSGLACELAGKFHLSIGGHHSAVALLSKACHHYREWGATAKVQRLLNEYPQLCDSSGKFNCNDHSGDKNSSSLDISAVINASQAISGEIVLNRLLDKLMRIVIKNAGAQKATLLLNNKNKLELTAHAFVSEHGITTQPNPDPNQELYCRSIVNYVLRSKDNIVLRDAGAQGPFSIDSYIIRTKPKSILAMPVINQQIMRGVLYLENNLSPGVFTDDRLEVLNLLCSQAAISIQNARLYSDLRDSETQHRTLLESINVGVFRAEVDVDGLLLKANRALAEMFGYRGWNEIRKIQIRSLYVNPKFHETIVKELYEGGIIRDREIQMRRKDGTPIWVSVTVSLEVDSNKQKCLEGVLEDITEKRQAQEFEKAKVAADAANAAKSDFLASMSHEIRTPMNAILGMADLLWESRLTKIQRNYVKIFRNAGENLLLLINDILDLSKIEAGQINLEEIDFNLEELFEEIGSIFALRAQIKKVDFCWYIAPEVPRIITGDPTRIRQILVNLVGNALKFTEAGLITFEADITEKGYLRILIKDTGIGIPEEKLNSIFETFSQADSSTTRHFGGTGLGLSICARMVESMQGGIFVSSTKGEGATFAFTLNAAYPMQPETPPPLQNTAILILDRKSTCREVLGRSLSDLGANVYLAENLTDSSAFAAEISLSDYELSTLIIGHPTGDEDRFEVLKKLKHGPCLNWKLMMIMEAKPQPKATARAKQLGATYIHRPVYPQAIVEFVRYSDLYESPNEHSENELYTQARQNSSQQEITGAAPAQPSESQKKNNILLVEDSEDNRMVINLFLQGTPYKITYAENGQEGLDKFKKGKFGIVLMDIQMPTMDGYEATKAIRDYEAENELSPTPIMALTANAFHEDEQKALASGCTAHMAKPIKKKKLLRVLEEFLQLEN, encoded by the coding sequence ATGATCGATCTTGCCGGTTATGAGGATATTTCTATCCTTACCAAAGGGAATGACACGACCCTGTACAGGGCTGTCAGGGAATATGACGACTATCCCGTGCTCATTAAAATTCCCACATCGGAGCCATTGCCTCCGGGCGTGCTTGACGGATTGAAAAATGAATACGCAACATCTTTAGAAATCGGCAAAGCATGCATACTCCAAGCTGTTGCCCTGCAACGCATCAATAATTCACTGGCTTTGATTCTGGAGGACAAAGGCTACAATCTCTTAAGCTCTATGATTCCTCTGTCCAATATGGACCTGCGCCAAAAGCTGCAACTGGCAATCAGCCTCACCAATGCCATCAGCCATGTTCATTCCAAGGGATTTCTACACCGGAATATCCGCCCGGACAGCATCGCCATCACTGATGATCTAAGTCAGGTTCTCCTGACCAACCTGCACCACAGTTCCCGTATAACCGACTCCTTCAGCCAGAATTTAACGGCACTTATCTCCAAGGACAATATTTCCTACATTTCACCGGAACAAAGCGGCAGGATAAGCGCAGAACTGGACCGCCGCTCTGATTTTTATTCACTGGGTGTGACGCTGTTTGAATTATTTGCCTACCATAAACCGTTTACAGCCGAAGACGATCTGGAATTGATTCATTGCCATCTCGCCAAAGAGCCACCGGACCCGCGAAGCTTTAATCCCGAAATTCCGGCTCCTCTGTCTGAAGTAATTTCAAAACTTCTCTCAAAGAATCCTGGCGACCGTTATCAGTCCGCACATGGTATCATGCATGATCTCAAATCATGTTTGCAGATCATAAATGGTGGAGTCATCATCAATGATTTTACGCCAGGCTATCAGGATATTTCTGAAATATTCACTCTGTCGAAGAAACAGTTCGGCAGAAAAGCTGAAAAGCAGGAACTAAAAGAAGCCTTCGATAAAGTGATATTGGGCAGCTGTGAAGTTGTTTTTATCCGCGGAGAGACAGGCAACGGCAAAAGCTCTCTTGTGCAATCTTTTAGCGAGTATGTATACGAAGAGAACGGGGAGTTCATTTCCGGTAAATTCGACCAGTTCAGGCGTAACCGCCCTTACAGCGCATTAATTACGGCTTTTCAAGACCTGCTGCGTAAACGCCTATCCAGCCCCGCACCGGTAATCAACGCCTGGAAAAAAAGAATTACCAGTGTGCTTGGCCAAAATGCCAGCCTGATAACAGAAGTGCTGCCTGAGTTGGAACTGCTCATAGGAGAACAGCCCCCTCCACCAGATCTCAATTCCACAGAATCAAGAAACAGGTTCAACTTGGCATTTAAAAATTTCATCAAGGTTTTTCCAAGCATAGACAAACCTCTTGTCCTCTTTCTGGACGACCTGCAATGGGGCGATATTTCCACCATGCAGCTTCTCAAGCGGCTGCTTGAGGATCAGGAAACATCCCATTTAATGATTATCTGCGCATATAGAACCAGCCAGCCAATGGAGAATGCGATTCAAGAGCGCATTAACAATATTATAAAATTCAACCCCCGGGCCAGAACAATAACTCTCGACAGACTGAAGCTGCACCATGTCCATGGCTTTATCAGCAGAACCCTTAGAAGTGAGCGCAAACGCACAGAAGAGCTGGCACGGATTATTTATAACCGCACAGGCGGAAATCCCCTCTTTGTACGAGAATACCTGCTTAATATGTACCGGGCGGACTTAATCAAATTCAATAAGGCAAAAGCCTGCTGGGAATGGGACCTTCAAGCCATCCGGGATATTTCCATGGACGGCAACCTGATTGAGCTTATGGCTGATAAAATCATGGCCCAGCCTCGTGAAGGGCAGGAAATACTAAAGGCCGCCTCGGGAATAGGATGCAAATTTGATCTCCGTATCCTTCTGGAAATTCAGGATCTGCCCCACGAGATAGTTATGGATTATCTGAGTCTGGCCCTGCAGGAAGGATTGATCGTTTCGGATGAAGGGGCTGCAACCATTGCTATCGAGCTCGATACCCAATCCGGTCCGTACTACCTGTCTTTTATGCATGACCGGGTGCAGAAAGCTGCATATTCCATGCTGAATGCTACGGAAAAAACCAACCTGCATATGGCAATAGGCAAAGCCATACGCACAATTTGCTCTCCGGATGAGCTTAAAGAAGCTACATTTGAAATTGCTGCCCAGTACAGCATGTGTATCAGCGCAATTGATGATCCCAACGAAAAAAAAGAAATTTCAAAATTTTTCATAAAGTCAGGTCGCAAAGCCAAAAGGAGTTCCGCTTTCGAAATGGCCGCAGGTTACTTTTCCACGGCAGCACGACTGCTCTCTTCCGAAGGCTGGGAATCAGACTACAGGGAATGCTTTGACATGCATCTGGACTGGTATGAATGTGAATTCCTGAGTAAATCAATCAAACAGTCTGAAAATATATTTCAGAAGATGTTGGAGCATTCAAAAGAGCGCAGAGACACCACCAGAGCCCAGCTATCCAAAATACAACTGTACTCCGACCAAAGCAGATACCATGAAGCAGTAAAAATCGGGCTAAATACCCTGGCGCAATATAAGATGGATATTCCTGAGCATCCAGGAAAAATAGCACTCGGCGCTGAAATTATGAAGACAAAGGCAGTGCTCTACTTTCGGGAAATAAACAGCCTGTACCACCTGCCAGAACTGAAGTCAGGAGAACATCTTGAGATACTGCAACTGTTGATGCAGATAATTGCCCCGGCATACATGTATAATAAAAAACTGGTGGCCTATATCATCCTTAAAATGATTCGTTTTTCAATAAAGCACGGCAATGCGGCATTCTCGCCATTCTGCTATATGTTCTATGCCGTGCTGCTGGCCTCGTGCAACTTTGATTTCAAAAGATCACAACTTTTCACCAAGCTGGCCGTAAATTTGAATAAACAGTTCGGAAGCCCGGAACTGGAAGCCAAGATGAATATGCTTCGTGGCGGAATGCACGACCACTGGCATGTCCCCCTGCAGGAAAATATCAACACCCTCGACAAGGCCTTCAACTGCGGGGTCATGAACGGAGATAACACCTACGCCCGTTACGCCGGATATATTGCAGTTCAACTTAAATTCTTTCAGGGGCAGCATATTTCAGAAGTATACAGCTTTGCGGACCGCTATTTAAACTTCATCCGGAAAAACAAAAACACCATGAGTGCCGGAGTCATCAACCTTACCTTGCAGATATGCAAGAGCATGCAAGGCAAAACCGATACTCCCGGGCATCTGGATGATACCAGTTTTCAGGAAATGACCCTGGTCAGCACAGCCAAAAGCAGCGGGTCGGAGGTTGTGGAGAACTGGACCTCGCTTTCAAAGCTTATCGCGCTTTCATTCTTCGGCTATCATTCCAAGGCCCTTGAGCACATCAACATGCTCTACGACAAAGTAGAGGATGCCCTTTTCGGAATGTATTCAATCGCGGTCTTTCACTTGTTCAGCATCGTCAATATGGCAGCCGTCTTTAATTCAGAAAAGACTAAGACCAAAAGATTATTTCTGAAACGCATACGGCATTCCCTGTCACGTCTGAAGAAATGGGAAAATAGCTGCCCGGATAACTTCAGCCATCTCTACCTGATCGGAAAAGCCGAATATGCACGAATAAACAGTGAGAACAGCACTGCCATGGCCCTGTATGAAGAGGCCATTGAGCGCTGCTCTACAGCCGGATACAATAATTTCAGCGGACTGGCTTGTGAGCTGGCGGGAAAATTTCATTTATCTATCGGCGGTCATCATTCGGCAGTTGCCCTGTTATCTAAGGCTTGTCATCACTACCGGGAGTGGGGTGCCACCGCCAAAGTACAGCGGCTGCTCAATGAATACCCGCAGCTATGTGACAGTTCCGGTAAGTTCAACTGCAATGACCATTCTGGAGATAAAAACAGCAGTTCTCTTGATATCTCGGCAGTAATCAATGCATCACAGGCAATTTCCGGAGAAATAGTCCTGAACAGGTTGCTGGATAAACTCATGCGTATCGTCATCAAAAATGCCGGAGCGCAAAAGGCGACCCTGCTCCTGAACAATAAAAACAAACTGGAACTGACCGCCCATGCGTTTGTATCGGAACACGGTATCACAACACAGCCCAACCCGGACCCAAATCAGGAATTGTACTGCCGCAGTATAGTCAACTACGTCCTCCGGTCCAAGGACAATATAGTACTCCGCGATGCCGGGGCACAAGGCCCATTCTCCATCGACAGTTACATTATAAGGACTAAGCCTAAGTCCATTCTCGCCATGCCGGTCATAAACCAGCAGATTATGCGCGGAGTTCTTTATCTGGAGAACAACCTCAGTCCTGGAGTTTTCACCGACGACCGTCTTGAAGTTTTGAACCTGCTCTGTTCGCAGGCCGCCATTTCAATTCAGAACGCGCGGCTATATTCCGATTTGCGTGATTCCGAAACACAACACCGCACCCTGCTGGAAAGCATCAACGTAGGTGTCTTTCGAGCGGAAGTTGATGTAGATGGACTACTACTCAAGGCCAACAGGGCATTAGCTGAAATGTTTGGATACCGTGGCTGGAACGAAATCAGAAAAATCCAGATCAGAAGCCTTTATGTTAACCCGAAATTCCACGAGACGATAGTTAAAGAGCTGTATGAAGGCGGTATCATCCGTGACCGTGAAATACAGATGCGTCGTAAAGACGGTACACCGATATGGGTCAGCGTGACGGTTTCCCTTGAAGTGGACAGCAACAAACAGAAATGCCTTGAAGGTGTGCTCGAAGATATAACTGAAAAAAGACAGGCTCAGGAATTTGAAAAAGCAAAAGTTGCCGCCGACGCGGCGAATGCTGCCAAGAGTGATTTTCTGGCCAGCATGTCCCACGAAATAAGAACTCCCATGAACGCAATTTTGGGCATGGCGGACCTCCTATGGGAATCCAGATTGACTAAAATTCAACGAAATTATGTAAAAATTTTCCGAAATGCAGGAGAAAATCTGCTTCTGCTGATCAACGATATTCTTGATTTATCTAAAATCGAGGCAGGACAAATCAATCTTGAAGAAATTGACTTCAACCTTGAGGAGCTTTTTGAAGAAATCGGTTCTATTTTCGCACTCAGAGCCCAGATTAAAAAGGTTGATTTCTGCTGGTACATCGCACCTGAAGTACCCCGAATTATCACCGGAGACCCGACCCGCATAAGGCAGATCCTTGTCAATCTGGTTGGTAATGCCTTAAAATTCACTGAAGCAGGACTGATAACATTCGAAGCGGATATAACTGAAAAAGGCTATCTGCGCATTCTTATCAAAGACACTGGTATCGGCATACCTGAAGAAAAGCTGAATTCGATATTCGAAACTTTCTCGCAGGCCGATTCTTCCACTACCCGGCATTTTGGTGGAACCGGCTTAGGTCTTTCCATCTGTGCCCGCATGGTCGAAAGCATGCAGGGAGGGATCTTTGTTTCAAGCACCAAGGGAGAGGGGGCCACATTTGCATTTACCCTCAACGCGGCATATCCCATGCAGCCGGAAACCCCGCCGCCATTACAGAATACAGCCATCCTAATTTTGGACCGCAAATCAACCTGCCGGGAAGTTCTTGGGCGCAGCCTCAGCGATTTGGGAGCCAACGTTTATCTAGCAGAGAACCTGACTGATTCCTCTGCGTTTGCTGCTGAAATTTCGCTCTCAGACTATGAGCTGAGCACCCTGATCATTGGTCATCCAACTGGAGATGAAGATCGCTTTGAGGTTCTGAAAAAGCTGAAGCACGGCCCATGCCTTAACTGGAAATTGATGATGATCATGGAAGCCAAGCCGCAGCCCAAAGCAACCGCCCGCGCTAAGCAGCTTGGAGCCACCTATATCCACCGCCCCGTTTATCCACAGGCTATTGTGGAGTTCGTCCGATACTCTGATTTATACGAAAGCCCAAATGAACACAGTGAGAATGAACTTTATACGCAAGCAAGACAAAACAGCAGCCAGCAGGAAATCACGGGAGCTGCTCCTGCTCAGCCATCTGAGTCGCAGAAAAAAAATAACATCCTGCTGGTAGAAGATTCAGAAGACAATAGAATGGTCATCAATTTGTTCCTGCAGGGAACTCCTTACAAAATAACCTACGCTGAAAACGGTCAGGAAGGATTAGATAAATTTAAAAAAGGTAAATTCGGTATCGTGCTTATGGATATACAGATGCCGACCATGGACGGATACGAGGCCACAAAAGCCATCAGGGATTATGAGGCTGAAAATGAACTCTCCCCGACCCCGATCATGGCCCTGACCGCAAACGCTTTTCATGAGGACGAGCAAAAAGCATTGGCTTCCGGATGCACAGCTCATATGGCCAAACCGATTAAAAAGAAAAAACTGCTCCGGGTTCTTGAAGAATTCCTCCAGCTGGAAAACTGA
- a CDS encoding nickel ABC transporter permease, translating to MKNTNILLTLILTLTFVFCTFHAYAQQHNPFFAPQKQEKKQLSAPSPFSSAPPQEKNAVDVQRDWTGGIYSRIMFEITILQKEIRAKLTGFARDIKKDPYGKSFWMFLAFAFMYGVVHAVGPGHGKSVVCAYFISRGGSTIAAAFMSWVITLVHVGSATIAVCAAYLFLKNGMAGFEAFNRNLQTASYGLVALIGLWLFVEAVRSLFKKDNNREKCEAKGRGSLKEIATVAFVTGIVPCPGAAIILVYTLSTGIFSAGLSAMVFLATGMAVTTSGFAFVASKARNAIDRSSFRSSVRILYSALSLLGATVITGFGLLMLSAHIS from the coding sequence ATGAAGAATACAAATATCCTGCTGACTCTGATACTGACTCTTACTTTCGTTTTCTGTACATTCCATGCCTATGCGCAACAGCACAATCCTTTTTTTGCCCCGCAAAAACAGGAAAAGAAGCAACTGAGCGCTCCTTCACCTTTCAGTTCCGCCCCTCCGCAGGAGAAAAATGCCGTTGACGTCCAAAGGGACTGGACCGGAGGGATCTATTCCAGGATAATGTTCGAAATCACCATTCTGCAAAAAGAAATACGGGCTAAATTAACCGGATTTGCACGCGATATCAAAAAAGATCCCTACGGCAAATCATTCTGGATGTTCCTTGCTTTTGCCTTCATGTACGGGGTTGTCCATGCTGTCGGTCCGGGGCACGGTAAATCAGTGGTCTGCGCCTATTTCATCTCACGCGGCGGCTCCACAATAGCGGCTGCTTTCATGTCCTGGGTAATCACTCTCGTTCATGTCGGGTCCGCGACCATTGCTGTCTGCGCTGCCTATTTGTTTCTGAAAAACGGCATGGCCGGGTTTGAAGCTTTCAACCGCAACTTACAGACCGCAAGCTACGGACTGGTAGCTCTAATCGGATTATGGTTGTTTGTTGAGGCCGTGCGCTCATTGTTCAAAAAAGACAATAACCGGGAAAAATGCGAAGCAAAGGGCCGAGGATCACTAAAAGAGATTGCTACCGTTGCATTCGTAACCGGAATTGTTCCCTGTCCGGGAGCAGCAATTATTCTGGTCTACACCCTTTCCACAGGCATATTTAGCGCAGGACTTAGCGCAATGGTCTTCCTTGCTACGGGAATGGCCGTTACCACTTCCGGCTTTGCATTTGTTGCGTCAAAAGCCCGCAATGCCATAGACCGCAGCAGTTTCCGCAGCAGCGTCAGAATCTTATATTCAGCACTTTCTTTGCTCGGGGCTACTGTTATTACTGGCTTTGGACTGCTTATGCTCTCCGCCCATATTTCCTGA
- a CDS encoding DUF1007 family protein, with product MQNHREYRSKKKTALSLPVFIGAMFFCLLSPIKTSAHPHVFVDCSLTFEFNEKGLAGVRQKWWFDEMFATMILGDFDKNHDNKLTPDEATAMEQGAFVNLKNFNYFTRVLVDGKEHTPVEATQFKPSVEDGTLVYSFFVPLNVSGNAKHTVMVAIYDESFYTAVQMDPKNKIIGPNGKLQTSLKLEPVAEMAYFFDQIVPEAAVLTMQNK from the coding sequence ATGCAAAACCATCGCGAATACCGCAGTAAAAAAAAGACTGCTTTATCCTTACCTGTATTTATCGGGGCAATGTTTTTCTGTCTGCTCAGCCCGATAAAGACCTCCGCCCACCCGCATGTATTTGTGGACTGTTCCCTGACTTTTGAATTCAACGAGAAAGGACTTGCAGGGGTTCGCCAAAAATGGTGGTTCGATGAAATGTTCGCCACCATGATACTTGGCGATTTCGATAAGAACCATGACAACAAGCTCACCCCGGATGAAGCCACCGCCATGGAGCAGGGAGCTTTTGTCAACCTGAAGAACTTCAATTACTTCACACGTGTCCTTGTTGACGGAAAGGAACATACCCCGGTGGAAGCAACTCAGTTCAAACCTTCCGTTGAAGATGGAACTCTTGTCTACAGCTTTTTCGTTCCACTAAATGTATCCGGTAACGCCAAACACACTGTCATGGTCGCCATATATGATGAAAGTTTCTATACTGCGGTCCAGATGGACCCGAAGAACAAGATTATAGGGCCGAACGGGAAATTACAGACCAGCCTTAAATTGGAACCTGTTGCCGAGATGGCTTATTTCTTTGACCAGATTGTACCCGAAGCAGCGGTACTGACCATGCAAAACAAATAA